In Cryptomeria japonica chromosome 10, Sugi_1.0, whole genome shotgun sequence, a genomic segment contains:
- the LOC131033318 gene encoding uncharacterized protein LOC131033318 isoform X2 produces the protein MDKNHLDCQYPGCFFCVMKEANPSKRRTSILNFFKDLPSQDDEGQVLAISGLWNTAMAHPNDPEFIDLGIFECMSALILKGLKNRRWLAHDQNIYIPYYAAHIIGSYTMNIEEFAERAVQAGVITPLVELLSGRLTWVEQRVAVRALGHLATYDSTFPSVASQGEVLEISMQLALSSLEIVYTHFYQFPDRRLSYHCDLLTRGMGGLEMESRKAEEWASQLQCWSLQLINCFAFKAEFLSTICKPDFLIKLPGMWGGLVNESSPAGIGLLRTICHHKLGRLPVANCPSIIEALCNIARSSDDWQYMAVDCLLWLLQDPNTRHKVMEKAAPALVDLTELSSLGDHKKLGESITNVLLQDFNSSQVSLRTMLTSHTKVLLDELANMRQRLKWEKNMPKEDLHIKQAAALVVKLEGNSLFSSGDIAGAASKYTEALALCPVRSKKERLVLYSNRAQCYLLLQEPLSAISDATRSLCLHNPVNRHAKSLWRRAQAYDMLGLAKESLLDAILFINECSQSTDADLCLRQNKVPDYAERLVKKQMHSAWLFKEAGLKHGGVHYDGERGEAYGRDGDDSEWETASESDIGNEEREETNDDESELQIEDDRKMKHEKPPIFKDWKHGYSLPA, from the exons ATGGATAAAAATCATCTTGACTGCCAATATCCGGGATGTTTCTTTTGTGTCATGAAAGAGGCAAATCCAAGCAAGCGGCGGAcaagtattttgaatttttttaaagatCTACCCTCTCAAGATGATGAAGGCCAGGTTCTTGCCATTAGTGGCCTGTGGAACACTGCTATGGCACATCCTAATGACCCTGAGTTCATTGACTTGGGTATTTTTGAGTGCATGTCAGCTCTTATATTAAAAGGTTTAAAGAATCGGCGGTGGCTTGCTCATGATCAGAACATATACATTCCATACTATGCAGCCCACATCATTGGGTCATACACTATGAACATTGAGGAGTTTGCTGAGAGGGCTGTGCAGGCAGGAGTTATCACTCCATTGGTGGAGCTTTTAAGTGGAAGACTGACCTGGGTGGAACAAAGAGTAGCAGTGCGAGCACTGGGTCACTTGGCCACGTATGACAGTACATTTCCTTCTGTTGCAAGTCAGGGAGAAGTCCTTGAGATTTCTATGCAGCTGGCACTAAGTTCTCTTGAAATTGTTTACACACATTTTTACCAGTTTCCAGATAGGCGACTGAGCTACCATTGCGACCTCCTTACACGCGGAATGGGTGGTTTGGAAATGGAGTCGCGGAAGGCTGAAGAATGGGCCAGCCAGCTTCAGTGTTGGTCACTCCAGCTTATAAATTGTTTTGCATTTAAAGCAGAGTTCCTTTCCACTATTTGCAAACCTGATTTTCTTATTAAATTACCTGGAATGTGGGGTGGCCTTGTAAATGAGAGTTCACCAGCTGGTATTGGATTGTTACGAACTATTTGTCATCATAAACTTGGCCGTTTGCCTGTGGCAAATTGCCCTAGCATTATTGAAGCACTTTGTAATATTGCACGTTCCTCAGATGACTGGCAATATATGGCGGTGGACTGTCTTCTTTGGTTGCTTCAGGACCCAAACACTCGGCATAAG GTCATGGAAAAGGCAGCACCAGCACTTGTGGATCTAACAGAATTATCAAGTTTGGGAGACCATAAAAAGCTCGGGGAGTCAATAACAAATGTTCTTCTTCAGGATTTTAATTCATCACAAGTATCTCTTCGTACAATGCTCACTTCCCATACAAAAGTACTACTTGATGAGTTGGCAAATATGCGGCAAAGACTGAAATGGGAGAAAAATATGCCTAAAGAAGATCTACACATAAAACAAGCAGCAGCACTAGTGGTAAAGCTTGAGGGAAATTCTCTTTTTTCCTCAGGAGATATTGCAGGTGCAGCCTCGAAGTACACTGAGGCACTGGCTCTGTGTCCTGTGAGGTCTAAAAAAGAAAGATTGGTCCTTTATAGCAACCGAGCACAATGCTACCTTCTCTTGCAAGAGCCTTTGTCAGCAATTAGTGATGCAACACGTTCATTGTGTCTCCATAACCCTGTTAATCGTCATGCAAAGAGCTTGTGGAGGAGAGCCCAAGCTTATGATATGCTGGGGTTGGCCAAAGAAAGCCTGTTAGATGCTATATTGTTTATCAATGAATGTTCCCAGTCAACAGATGCTGATCTCTGCCTGAGGCAAAATAAGGTTCCTGACTATGCTGAACGTTTGGTAAAGAAACAGATGCATTCTGCCTGGTTGTTTAAAGAAGCAGGATTGAAACATGGGGGTGTTCATTATGATGGTGAAAGGGGTGAAGCATATGGCAGAGATGGTGATGATTCTGAGTGGGAAACAGCTAGTGAGAGTGATATAGGAAATGAGGAAAGGGAAGAGACCAATGATGATGAAAGTGAGTTGCAAATTGAAGAtgacaggaaaatgaaacatgaaaaGCCTCCAATTTTCAAAG ATTGGAAGCATGGATACAGTTTGCCAGCCTGA
- the LOC131033318 gene encoding uncharacterized protein LOC131033318 isoform X1 — protein MDKNHLDCQYPGCFFCVMKEANPSKRRTSILNFFKDLPSQDDEGQVLAISGLWNTAMAHPNDPEFIDLGIFECMSALILKGLKNRRWLAHDQNIYIPYYAAHIIGSYTMNIEEFAERAVQAGVITPLVELLSGRLTWVEQRVAVRALGHLATYDSTFPSVASQGEVLEISMQLALSSLEIVYTHFYQFPDRRLSYHCDLLTRGMGGLEMESRKAEEWASQLQCWSLQLINCFAFKAEFLSTICKPDFLIKLPGMWGGLVNESSPAGIGLLRTICHHKLGRLPVANCPSIIEALCNIARSSDDWQYMAVDCLLWLLQDPNTRHKVMEKAAPALVDLTELSSLGDHKKLGESITNVLLQDFNSSQVSLRTMLTSHTKVLLDELANMRQRLKWEKNMPKEDLHIKQAAALVVKLEGNSLFSSGDIAGAASKYTEALALCPVRSKKERLVLYSNRAQCYLLLQEPLSAISDATRSLCLHNPVNRHAKSLWRRAQAYDMLGLAKESLLDAILFINECSQSTDADLCLRQNKVPDYAERLVKKQMHSAWLFKEAGLKHGGVHYDGERGEAYGRDGDDSEWETASESDIGNEEREETNDDESELQIEDDRKMKHEKPPIFKGRLEAWIQFASLKKMENTRRDLFY, from the exons ATGGATAAAAATCATCTTGACTGCCAATATCCGGGATGTTTCTTTTGTGTCATGAAAGAGGCAAATCCAAGCAAGCGGCGGAcaagtattttgaatttttttaaagatCTACCCTCTCAAGATGATGAAGGCCAGGTTCTTGCCATTAGTGGCCTGTGGAACACTGCTATGGCACATCCTAATGACCCTGAGTTCATTGACTTGGGTATTTTTGAGTGCATGTCAGCTCTTATATTAAAAGGTTTAAAGAATCGGCGGTGGCTTGCTCATGATCAGAACATATACATTCCATACTATGCAGCCCACATCATTGGGTCATACACTATGAACATTGAGGAGTTTGCTGAGAGGGCTGTGCAGGCAGGAGTTATCACTCCATTGGTGGAGCTTTTAAGTGGAAGACTGACCTGGGTGGAACAAAGAGTAGCAGTGCGAGCACTGGGTCACTTGGCCACGTATGACAGTACATTTCCTTCTGTTGCAAGTCAGGGAGAAGTCCTTGAGATTTCTATGCAGCTGGCACTAAGTTCTCTTGAAATTGTTTACACACATTTTTACCAGTTTCCAGATAGGCGACTGAGCTACCATTGCGACCTCCTTACACGCGGAATGGGTGGTTTGGAAATGGAGTCGCGGAAGGCTGAAGAATGGGCCAGCCAGCTTCAGTGTTGGTCACTCCAGCTTATAAATTGTTTTGCATTTAAAGCAGAGTTCCTTTCCACTATTTGCAAACCTGATTTTCTTATTAAATTACCTGGAATGTGGGGTGGCCTTGTAAATGAGAGTTCACCAGCTGGTATTGGATTGTTACGAACTATTTGTCATCATAAACTTGGCCGTTTGCCTGTGGCAAATTGCCCTAGCATTATTGAAGCACTTTGTAATATTGCACGTTCCTCAGATGACTGGCAATATATGGCGGTGGACTGTCTTCTTTGGTTGCTTCAGGACCCAAACACTCGGCATAAG GTCATGGAAAAGGCAGCACCAGCACTTGTGGATCTAACAGAATTATCAAGTTTGGGAGACCATAAAAAGCTCGGGGAGTCAATAACAAATGTTCTTCTTCAGGATTTTAATTCATCACAAGTATCTCTTCGTACAATGCTCACTTCCCATACAAAAGTACTACTTGATGAGTTGGCAAATATGCGGCAAAGACTGAAATGGGAGAAAAATATGCCTAAAGAAGATCTACACATAAAACAAGCAGCAGCACTAGTGGTAAAGCTTGAGGGAAATTCTCTTTTTTCCTCAGGAGATATTGCAGGTGCAGCCTCGAAGTACACTGAGGCACTGGCTCTGTGTCCTGTGAGGTCTAAAAAAGAAAGATTGGTCCTTTATAGCAACCGAGCACAATGCTACCTTCTCTTGCAAGAGCCTTTGTCAGCAATTAGTGATGCAACACGTTCATTGTGTCTCCATAACCCTGTTAATCGTCATGCAAAGAGCTTGTGGAGGAGAGCCCAAGCTTATGATATGCTGGGGTTGGCCAAAGAAAGCCTGTTAGATGCTATATTGTTTATCAATGAATGTTCCCAGTCAACAGATGCTGATCTCTGCCTGAGGCAAAATAAGGTTCCTGACTATGCTGAACGTTTGGTAAAGAAACAGATGCATTCTGCCTGGTTGTTTAAAGAAGCAGGATTGAAACATGGGGGTGTTCATTATGATGGTGAAAGGGGTGAAGCATATGGCAGAGATGGTGATGATTCTGAGTGGGAAACAGCTAGTGAGAGTGATATAGGAAATGAGGAAAGGGAAGAGACCAATGATGATGAAAGTGAGTTGCAAATTGAAGAtgacaggaaaatgaaacatgaaaaGCCTCCAATTTTCAAAG GCAGATTGGAAGCATGGATACAGTTTGCCAGCCTGAAGAAGATGGAAAATACTAGAAGAGATTTATTTTATTGA